The DNA window ctttaaaacaaCTGTTTACGTGGCTTCTAAATCATGAATTGCCTTTGTGTTAAAGGCAGAAACTTGCTGGATAAACACTACAAATACAGGCTAAATAGGTATGTATGAAACTCTCCATAACCCTTCACCTGTCCTGTTCCAGATAAGGAAGACCCGATGAACAAGTCAGAGGTGGTGGTGCAGTTCCCTTGCAGCGACAGGTTTAAGCCCTCTTATGTTCACAGGTAACGTTCCGTGGGCTCAGTAGACTATCAATGCAGGTCAGCCAAAAAGAGGGATGCTGCTCACGTGTGCCACACAGTGTGTTCCTGTggcaaagcagctgctctgagcagtgGGTGCAGACTAACAGAgtccctttttatttctgcaagcaCACAAAGGTGCGGTACGCGCATCCAGCATCCCTGGCGCTGTGTGTTCTATGGAAGTGGCATGCAGGGCTTGTTCTTGCATGTAATTGGCAACCAAAATTAGGTGATTTATCAAAACGAGGATGTTTATATTCCTGACATTTTAAGTGGTGACCTGCATGCTATATTTAGTGCTTAAGATGAACTACTATCCAGGTTTTGTCCAAACTACAGTGAGCTTGATGTGGTCTGCATATGTTTCTAAACAGCTTTGGACTGACCTCAAACTACATAGTGTTTGTTGAAACACCGGTGAAAATCAACCTCCTCAAGTTCCTCTCCTCCTGGAGCCTTTGGGGAGCCAACTATATGGACTGCTTCGAGTCCAACGAAACCATGGGGGTAAGTGGCAGGTCATACCAAACCAGGCTGTACTGGGCAGCCAGCCCTGGACTGGGAGGACCTTCATATCGATTTCACCTTTGTTTCTCTGAGCCTACACCAAGCAGCTACTTGCTTTTCAGGTCTGGCTTCACgtggcagagaaaaagaaaggcaggctTCTCAACATCAAATACCGCACCTCGGCCTTCAACCTTTTCCATCACATTAACACCTACGAAGATAACGGATTTCTGATCGTCGACCTCTGCACCTGGAAGGGGTGAGTCTTGGCAGTGCTGAGCCTGGAGGGGGCTGAGGGTCCCTGCGGCATTGCGCGTCCCCCTGCACGAGCTGGTGGGGgccagcagagccccagcaccAGACGTGTGAGTCCCTGCGCTGGCACATCCCTTCCCTGTTGGAATTGCCTGTGGCATACGCAGTGAGTCCCTCCAACCCATCTAAATATTCACACATGGTGATACATAGACTATATAGTGTGGAAGTTACACAGAGGTGTAGAGAGCCTGTTCAAAACTCATTTTCCAATACATTGTTTGCCTTTACCTTTAATAAACGTTAGTGACGACCCAAAGGCTGATGCTATTTCGACTCCTGGGGCTGCAATGAGCAGGATCTGGTTGAGGTTTGAATGCTGCTTTTTGTGTTAACGCAGAGAAATGTGGCACTGAAACGGTGATACCCAACCCCATCCTTAGCCAGGATGCCCTGAGAGGTGGTCCTGGCGGCCGCCACAGGGCGCTTGGGGCAAAAaccagcagtggccaggtttTCCCCACATGGGAAGTGGGTGCGCACGCACAGCTTGCCTCTGCCAAGGAGCGGGATAGGGACTCCTCTTACTCCATTGCACTTCAAGAAAAAACGGCTGCATTTGAATCCTGCACTTGCAAATGACGTCTTTGTTCCTGTCTGTGATCCCATTTTTGTGCAGGTTCGAGTTTGTTTACAATTACCTCTACTTAGCCAACTTACGAGCAAACTGGGATGAAGTGAAGCGACAGGCAGAGAAAGCCCCACAGCCCGAAGCCCGCAGATACGTGCTGCCCCTGAACATCGACAAGGTGCTGTCACGGCTCTGTGCCACCgcagctgccagcagggctCGGAGGTGTCCATGTctgcccagctcctctgcaCGGCTTATGGCCAAGCATCGCTAGTGCTCTGCCTGACCTcatttaattcaaattaaacattttaatgggGTGGTGGAACTTAAAGTATGGGTCTTTAgagaaactttttattttctttacctgATCAGTGTAATTCTGTTTTATTCCCCATAAGTTACTGTTTGAATCGGAGACTGTGGggtggcagtgctgggagcagagaAGGGAGCATCTGCAGCCTGAGTGTGCATAGTTAAAGCCTCCAGCCCCAACTCAGAGTGTGAGGTCCATCAAGTGGCCAGCCTGGTGCAAAGCTCACTGGCTTGCaattgctggattttttttccagtgaccCCGCTCATGGTCATCGGTGGGTGGGCCAAGGGCTGCTGGGGGGATGCAGGTCAGCCAAGGTGCTTGCGGAGCTGCTTGTGTTGGTAATCAAGCAAAAAGTGCAACCCTGCGTGGCAGTGCTTAATTAAAACCTCTGAATGTCttaaggaggggaaaaaaattctgcatgtGTTTATAAGCACATGAAGGCTGACATACAGGCTGGTTTAGCCATAGGCACTCTTACTGCCCTATCGCTAACTCGGAAAATGCAAAACGCAGACGTCACCAAGCATATTCCTGTTCTGCAGCTTCATAAGGCTTGGCTGCACATCGCTGCCTTCGCCGTTCAATGTGGTTTGCAACAGATCTCTGCAACTAGACAAAGGAATGTTTCTACATTTCCCttgggtatttttctttgtccAGTCTGACACAGGCAAGAACTTGGTCACCCTGCCATACACGACAGCGACGGCAACCTTGTGCAGCGATGAGACCATCTGGCTGGAGCCAGAAGTTATTTTCTCAGGGCCACGCCATGGTAAGAGGATGACCCCGAAGCACAGCCAGCGGCAACACCAATACCCCCTGCACTCCACATCCCGCTAATCCTCACACAAATATCTATTTTCGTTTTTATTGTAGCCTTCGAATTTCCACAGATCAATTACAAGAAATACAATGGGAAACCTTACACGTATACATATGGGCTGGGGCTGAATCACTTTGTCCCAGACAAGGTAACTATCAGCGAATGGGTGAGGCACATCTTCTCCATAAGCTTTCAGCTTAAGGACAAGAAAGAGTATTTCTGAGATGtggggggttttgggttttttccacctTTAGCTTTGCAAGCTGAATGTTAAAACAAAGGAGACCTGGGTGTGGCAGGAGCCAGATTCGTACCCATCGGAGCCAATCTTCGTTTCCCATCCAGATGCCCTGGAGGAAGATGACGGTAACATTGACTTTATTTCCATCAATGGCATTGTGATTTGAAAAGCTTGTGTCTGCTGGCCCTGGGGCTTCCTGCAAGGCTGTGCCCCAGGCGGGCATGAGCAGAGCCCGCAGGCAGCTCCTAGGTGCTATCTACCTTGTTCTAACACTGCCAAGAAGCTTCTGAGAAAGTGGGAAAGTCACAACTGAATGAAAACACAGCAGGATAAAGACCTCTAGATTTAGATGATCCGTTGTCCTCATTCCCTAGCTTTTTTTCCATCAGGAAacccatcctcatcctcctcatGCAGGAGTGGAGTGAATTCAGGCTTTGTCACTCGAGGGCATGTAGCTGTATTCATGCCAAACGCTGTGTGTGTTTCTTCGCACATCCCCGGCCCTGTACCTCTTTTGAAAGTGAGTCGCAGCCACCATCCTGAGAGGATGTCTACTTACTCCCTGAATTCCTCATCCCCAAAAAGGATTATGTGAAGCTAAGAGAAGTCTTGGCTCTGCTGAATTTAAAAGCCAACTCTCCCTGGTTTATAGTAAGAGTTTCCTATTTCTAGTCAAAATACTTCATATTTCAGAGCAAAATTTTATATTATCTGTTCCCAGTTCAGAAAAGTGCTTATGCAGGGGTTTAAGTCCCACTGAAATGAGAAGGGTTTAAGCTTGTTCTTAAAAGCTTTCCTTATTTGAAGTAGACAACATGCATTTTAGGAATATGTTTAAGTCTCTCTCCCTGGGAGTTAAGTCCCTGCAGAAGCACTCTCTGAAAGCTGTGTTAACACCGGGCTCTGTGCTCACATTTCTATCATCTTCCCCAAGGCTGCGTTTGATGCTGTCACAGACTACGGCACATGGTTGTTCCCAGGTTCTCCTGCAATGACTGACCCAGAGAGtaaaaaaatgagcaaataaCCTGAGGGCTAGGACATCCCATCCATTCTGCACAGGGGTGTCGGGATCCAGAAATTTAATCTTCTCACATTATAAAATTACTTCGTAATTCTGCTTCTGAGGTTTAAAGTAACTGATAATGTTGAAAAAGATCAATGGATAAATTTGATATATATTCCAGTAAGTCATGTTTGTCATCAGCCCCTGCAACAGCCCTTCATAGTTccttttcagattaaaaacatttttcagttttaagaagAAAGTCTATAGGAGCTACTGGGCCACAGCACCCCAGCTGGCAAGCTGACGACAGCAAGAACGCAAAATAGTATGAGAAATAAATAACCTCAGTCTACTTCAGAACAGATGATCGTGCAGTAATGATGGGATTTCTTGTGCCCTGGGTGCGAGTGGCTGCTCTTACCTTGACCAGCCCAAGGGAAGGGTAGCGCAAGCGCACACCTGGGACAGGCTTGTCGTTTTTCCTCGCCTACTAGGGGTTGTGCTGAGCATCGTGGTCAGCCCAGGCGCAGGGCCAAAGCCTGCCTACCTCCTGATCCTGAACGCCAAAGACATGAGCGAGGTTGCCAGGGCTGAAGTGGAGGTGAACATTCCTGTGACTTTCCACGGAATCTTCAAAAGAGCGTGGACCGCCGCCTGCAACACGT is part of the Phalacrocorax aristotelis chromosome 6, bGulAri2.1, whole genome shotgun sequence genome and encodes:
- the RPE65 gene encoding LOW QUALITY PROTEIN: retinoid isomerohydrolase (The sequence of the model RefSeq protein was modified relative to this genomic sequence to represent the inferred CDS: deleted 2 bases in 1 codon); amino-acid sequence: MTEKRIVITEFGTSAYPDPCKNIFSRFFSYFKGVEVTDNALVNVYPIGEDYYACTETNFITKINPDTLETIKQVDLCKYVSINGATAHPHIENDGTVYNIGNCFGKNFALAYNIIRTPPLQADKEDPMNKSEVVVQFPCSDRFKPSYVHSFGLTSNYIVFVETPVKINLLKFLSSWSLWGANYMDCFESNETMGVWLHVAEKKKGRLLNIKYRTSAFNLFHHINTYEDNGFLIVDLCTWKGFEFVYNYLYLANLRANWDEVKRQAEKAPQPEARRYVLPLNIDKSDTGKNLVTLPYTTATATLCSDETIWLEPEVIFSGPRHAFEFPQINYKKYNGKPYTYTYGLGLNHFVPDKLCKLNVKTKETWVWQEPDSYPSEPIFVSHPDALEEDDGVVLSIVVSPGAGPKPAYLLILNAKDMSEVARAEVEVNIPDFPRNLQKSVDRRLQHVALGFFQLQKGAVSVYKHSDGLNSFNIAFYL